The following coding sequences lie in one Apium graveolens cultivar Ventura chromosome 1, ASM990537v1, whole genome shotgun sequence genomic window:
- the LOC141724247 gene encoding L-Ala-D/L-amino acid epimerase-like encodes MATPVTCTSFGGFKLLMETFTVNVKQAERRELNVSLIQPTTTATSTYEKVRSVAIRIELSNGCVGWGEAPILRPLTAEDQPLAMQKVAEVCEFLKRSPAMTLGSVLGEIARILPGFEFAAARAGVEMAVIDAVAKSIGTPLWRLFGGVSNTVTTSITIPMVSPSQAAHLASNYCKNGFKTLKLKVGKNLNGDIEVLQAIREVHPDCLFILDANEGYTYSEAIHVLQTLHEMKVTPVLFEQPVHRDDWEGLGRVTQIAKEKYGVSVAADESCRLLTDAKKIVEGNLADVLNIKFAKHGVVGALEIIELAQASGLHLMIGGMIETRLSMGFAGHLVAGLGCFKFIDLDGPLHLSEDPVVNGYEVSGPVYKFTNDSGNSGFFHWDSMDQ; translated from the exons ATGGCAACCCCTGTAACGTGCACAAGCTTTGGTGGGTTCAAACTTTTAATGGAGACATTCACAGTTAATGTGAAACAGGCAGAGCGAAGGGAGTTAAATGTGTCGTTGATTCAACCCACAACTACTGCAACATCAACCTATGAAAAAGTCAGGAGTGTGGCTATAAGGATTGAACTGAGTAATGGTTGTGTTGGGTGGGGCGAGGCTCCTATTCTTCGTCCTTTAACTGCAGAGGATCAGCCTCTTGCCATGCAAAAAGTGGCCGAGGTGTGCGAGTTTCTGAAGAGGAGTCCTGCTATGACTTTGGGCTCAGTGTTGGGTGAGATCGCTAGGATTCTGCCTGGCTTTGAATTTGCTGCT GCTAGAGCAGGGGTTGAGATGGCCGTGATTGATGCAGTTGCGAAGAGCATTGGCACTCCTTTGTGGAGATTGTTCGGCGGAGTTTCAAACACAGTTACAACATCTATAACA ATTCCGATGGTTTCTCCTTCCCAAGCTGCTCATTTGGCTTCAAACTATTGCAAAAATGGATTCAAAACCTTGAAGCTCAAGGTGGGTAAGAATTTGAATGGAGACATTGAAGTGCTTCAAGCGATACGTGAGGTCCATCCTGATTGCTTGTTTATCTTAGATGCCAATGAAGGGTACACCTATTCGGAAGCTATTCATGTTCTTCAGACATTGCATG AAATGAAGGTGACTCCTGTTCTCTTTGAACAACCAGTTCATAGGGATGACTGGGAAGGTCTTGGTCGTGTTACTCAGATCGCAAAAGAAAAATATGGGGTATCTGTTGCTGCTGATGAAAGTTGCCGCCTTTTAACTGATGCAAAGAAGATAGTTGAAGGCAATCTAGCAGATGTCCTTAACATTAAGTTCGCCAAACACGGGGTAGTTGGAGCCCTTGAAATTATTGAGTTGGCACAGGCATCTGGATTGCATTTGATGATTGGTGGTATGATCGAGACTAGGCTTTCCATGGGTTTTGCTGGTCACCTTGTCGCAGGACTTGGATGTTTCAA ATTCATTGACCTAGATGGACCACTTCATCTGTCTGAAGATCCCGTTGTTAATGGTTATGAAG TTTCTGGTCCGGTGTATAAGTTCACTAATGACAGCGGCAACAGTGGTTTCTTCCATTGGGATAGCATGGATCAGTAG